GATGTTGTCCTTGGTCACGCCAATCGGCGTCAACGCCATGAACGGAAGATCGTTCGTGCCGTTGTTGATCGTCGTCAGAGCGAAATCGCCTGTGACGCCGTCCAGTGGTTCGCCTCTCAGCAGCGCAAGTGCCGCGCCTGCAGCGGCTTCGGCCTCGGCCTTGATCGGCTTGTACACCGTCATCGTCTGCCATCCGGAAAGGATGTTCTGAAGACCGGCGGCCGTGGCATCCTGACCGCTGACCGGCAACGGGCCGATCCCTGCGGACTTGAGAGCCGTGATGACCGAGTTGGCCAGACCATCGTTGGCGGCGAAGACCGCGTCGACACCGTTACTGGCCGCGACGAGGATCTGCTCGAAGATATTCAGTGCTTCCTGGTTGTCCCAGTTCGGCACTGCCTGATCAGCAACGAGCTCCCAGTCGCCTGCGTCGACACGCGGCTTCACGGCCGTCTCGTAGTAGCCCTGACGGAACAACGTCGCGTTGTTATCCGTCGGTGCACCGTTGAGCATGACCACCCGCGGCTTGTCGAGACCGAGGGCATCAATGGCAGGTTCGAGAATCTCCGCCATCGTCGCGCCGACCCTGACATTGTCGAAGCTGACATACACATCCGCGCCGGGACCTTCGATCGTCAGACGGTCGTAGTCGATGATCGCCACGTCGGCCTCACGAGCCTGAGCGATGATCGCCGCACCGGATCCCGAGTCGAGATTCACCAGCAGGATCACCTTGGCACCGGCAGCGATGGCCTGCTCGGCCTGTTGCTGCTGCTGGGCCGGGTCGCCCTCTGCGTTGACGATCTTGTACTCGACACCTGCTGCGTCGAACGCTGCCTCAAAGAAGCGGCGATCGTCCGTCTCCCAACGGGATGACGAAGCGCTGTCAGGGAGCAGCACCCAAATGCTGCCTTCTTCGACCGCGGCCGCCGTGGTGGCCGGGGCGGCCGTGGTGGCCGTGTCGGCCGCTGCCGTGGTGGCCGTGGTGGCCGCCGTCGTCGTGCCACTCGAGCCGCTACTGCACGCAGCAGCAACCATCGCTAGAACAGCGATGATGAGTATCCATCGCTTCCCTCTGAATCGTCCCATGTTTTTTGTTTCCTTCCTGTTTTGACGAGTCATAACACCCGTCTATTTCGAAGGTTGGTTCCGGTCCGTCCAGTTCATGCAGAAACGTCACCGGATTCCAACCCAGCGATACTAGCCCCGAGCGCTCACGTGGTGTCGGGCAGCGCCTCACCCGCCTGTGGAAAAGCCCTTCTCGTCTGCGACGATGCGCGCCGTTGAAGCACGCATCCGACCCAGATAAAGGGCATCTTCAGGGGACCGGTGACAGCACTTTCTCCGGACTCATCGACCGCACCACGTGAGACAACCACGCCTCATGGATGACCAGAGCCACTCTTCTATGACAGGTTGCTCTCAGCGCATCCCCATGATGAGTTCCATGACGAGCTGGTCGAGCCGCTCGTTGTGGTACCCGCGCCGAGCGAGTGCATCAGGGTCAAACGTCTCGGCGAGCAGTGCGTCGGCAGATGCTCGCGAGTATCCACCGACCGTCTCCTCACCGAGTTCCGGCACGCTCGCGGCTGCGAGCGCAGCCTGAATCTCCGGGTCTTCGGTGAAGCGGCCGGCCTTCTCGGCGAGCATCAGGTAGGTCCTCATGCAGCCGGCAGCGAACTCCCAGACTCCGTCACTATCCTCGCCGCGATACGCGTGTGCGTCGAAGTGCTTCGGGCCGTCGTAGTTCGTTTCTTCGAGCAGCTTGACGACGAAGAACGTGTCCTTGATGCCCTCGGAGCCAAAGCGAAGGTCCTGGTCAAATCGGCCGATTTTCTGCGCGTTGAGGTCGATGTGGAACAGCTTGCCCGCCCAGATGGCCTGCGCGACCGCGTGGTAGAAACTCAAACCGGCCATCGTCTCGTGAGCCACTTCCGGGTTGACACCGACCATCTCGGGATGGTCGAGCGTCTCGATGAAGGCGAGCGCGTGCCCGACGGTCGGCAAGAACATGTCGCCGCGCGGCTCATTGGGCTTCGGTTCGATCGCAAAGCGAGTCCGGTAGCCGTTGTCGATCACATAGTCGGCAAAGAAGTTCATGGCTTCCCGGTAGCGGTCGAGTGCCGTGTCGGCAGGCTTGGCCGCCATCGACTCCGAACCTTCGCGGCCGCCCCAGAACACGTGAATCCCGGCACCGAGTTCCGCGCCAAGGTCGATGGCCCGCATCGTCTTGGCGATCGCGAACCGTCGAACGCCTCGATCGTTGGAGGTGAAGGCGCCGTCTTTGAAGGCCGGATGGCCGAAGAGGTTCGTCGTCGACATCGTGACCTTCATGCCGGTCTCGTCAAGCGCCTTCCGGAATCGCTTGACGGCCGCTTCTTGCTCCGCAGGCGTGGCACCGAAAGGAACGAGATCGTTGTCGTGGAGGCTTACCCCGTACGC
This genomic interval from Gammaproteobacteria bacterium contains the following:
- a CDS encoding substrate-binding domain-containing protein; its protein translation is MGRFRGKRWILIIAVLAMVAAACSSGSSGTTTAATTATTAAADTATTAAPATTAAAVEEGSIWVLLPDSASSSRWETDDRRFFEAAFDAAGVEYKIVNAEGDPAQQQQQAEQAIAAGAKVILLVNLDSGSGAAIIAQAREADVAIIDYDRLTIEGPGADVYVSFDNVRVGATMAEILEPAIDALGLDKPRVVMLNGAPTDNNATLFRQGYYETAVKPRVDAGDWELVADQAVPNWDNQEALNIFEQILVAASNGVDAVFAANDGLANSVITALKSAGIGPLPVSGQDATAAGLQNILSGWQTMTVYKPIKAEAEAAAGAALALLRGEPLDGVTGDFALTTINNGTNDLPFMALTPIGVTKDNIKETVIADGFRTWDEICLGEFEQFCPADR
- a CDS encoding xylose isomerase — its product is MSNYTPRPEHKFTFGLWTVGNTGRDPFGEATRPPLDPVDSVHRLADLGAYGVSLHDNDLVPFGATPAEQEAAVKRFRKALDETGMKVTMSTTNLFGHPAFKDGAFTSNDRGVRRFAIAKTMRAIDLGAELGAGIHVFWGGREGSESMAAKPADTALDRYREAMNFFADYVIDNGYRTRFAIEPKPNEPRGDMFLPTVGHALAFIETLDHPEMVGVNPEVAHETMAGLSFYHAVAQAIWAGKLFHIDLNAQKIGRFDQDLRFGSEGIKDTFFVVKLLEETNYDGPKHFDAHAYRGEDSDGVWEFAAGCMRTYLMLAEKAGRFTEDPEIQAALAAASVPELGEETVGGYSRASADALLAETFDPDALARRGYHNERLDQLVMELIMGMR